The genomic DNA TGCACAGCGATTACATTGAACTCGCCAAGGCGAAGGGGGATACCAGTCGCCAGGTCATCATCAAACACGCCCTGCGGAACTCTTTAATCCCGATCATCACGGTGGTTGGTCCCATGGCCGTTTCCATCATGACTGGTTCCATGGTGGTGGAATCCATCTTCTCGATCCCAGGCATTGGGAATCAATTTGTGCAATCAATTTTAACCAACGATTACCCCACCATCATGGGTCTGACCATCTTCTATTCAGTCTTGATGGTTTCCATTATCCTGATTGTTGATATTCTCTACGGAATCATCGATCCACGGATTAGACTTGGTAAAGGAGGAAAAGCATAATGGCACAAAATTTACCCCCACAGGAAACCGAATTTCAATTCGTCAGTAACGACCTCTCCAACCTTCCGACTTCCGGTGAGGTGGTCGGTGATTCTCGAACCTACTTTCAAGACGTTAAGCGCCGGTTTGTTCACAATCGAATCGCAATGGTGTCGGGAGTCCTGCTCGTAATCATCATTTTAATTGCCTTCCTCGGCCCGGCGTTCGTTCCCACGGACCCGAATGCCCAAAACGTGCTATTCGCCAACCTCCCGCCCAAACTCGGTAACCTCAACATTCCCGGCTTAAACGGAATGCAGACCGTGGCCGGTCATACCGTTGACGCCTACCAACAGGCTCATGTGCCTCACGGGACTTACTACCTGTTTGGAACTGACTACCTCGGGCGGGACCTGTTTGCTCGGGTTCTCTACGGAACGCGGTTATCAATCATCGTGGCCATCATTGCTACCCTTCTGGACTTATTCATTGGGGTCCCATACGGAATTGTTTCTGGACTAGCCAGTGAACGAGTGGATACGTTTATGCAACGGATTATCGAAATTATTTCGTCCGTTCCGGACCTAATCGTCGTAATTCTGTTGTTGATTGTGCTTAAACCTGGTTTGACCTCAATCATCATTGCGATTGCCTTTACCGGTTGGATCACAATGGCCCGGTTAGTCCGGGCGCAGGTCTTCAAACTGAAGGAAAACGAATACGTGTTAGCTTCCCAAACCCTAGGAGAATCCAAACCGAAGATTGCTTGGAAACACTTAATTCCAAACCTGAGTTCCACCATCATCATTCAAACGATGTTCTCCATCCCAACTGCGATCTTCTTTGAAGCCTTCCTAAGCTTCATTGGAATCGGGATTCCAGCTCCAAATGCTTCCCTTGGGACGCTTATGAGTGATGGCCAAAAGGCTTTCCACTTCTTGCCGTACCAGATGTGGATTCCCGCCTTAATCCTGAGTTTGATCATGATCACAACCAACCTCGTTGGCGATGGCATGCGCGATGCCTTTGACCCACAATCTGATTAGAAAGGAGGAGTACTGATGACTGAAAACATTTTAAACGTACAAAATCTCGAAGTGGACTTTACCACGCTCAATGGAACCGTGCACGCAATTCGGGACGTTAGTTTTAACCTGAAAAAAGGGGAAACCCTAGCTCTCGTTGGGGAATCGGGTTCCGGAAAGTCCGTCACCGTGCGGAGCGTGATCCAACTGTACGCTAAGAACGCAATTGTGACCGGTGGAACCGTCACTTTCCATGATCAAGACCTCCTCCGCTTACATCCAAAGCAAATGGATAAGATTCGTGGGAAAGACATCTCGATGATCTTTCAGGACCCGATGACGTCTCTCGACCCGACGATGCCAATTGGTAAGCAGGTCGCCGAACCACTCCTAACCCACGGAGAAGCCTCGAGATCAGACGCCATGAAGCGGTCGCAAGAAGTCCTCGAACTGGTGGGCATTCCGAACGCTAAGGAACGAATGAAGGACTATCCCCACCAGTTCTCCGGGGGGCAACGGCAACGGATCGTAATTGCCATGGCGATTATTGATAATCCCGAAATTTTAATTGCTGATGAACCAACGACGGCCCTTGACGTGACCGTTCAAGCTCAAATTATTAAGCTGTTAAAGGAGCTCCAACAAAAGATTGGGACTTCGATCATCTTTATTACCCACGACCTCGGTGTAGTGGCAGGGATTGCCGATCGGGTGGCCGTTATGTACGCCGGTAAAATCATCGAATACGGCCAAACGGACGAGATTTACTATGATCCCCGCCACCCCTATACCTGGGGGCTGCTCGATTCGATGCCAACCCTGGATATTCAGGGACAACGCCTCAAAGCCATCCCTGGGACGCCGGCCAACTTGATCAATCCGCCGAAGGGGGATGCCTTTGCGCCCCGGAATCCCTACGCCTTAAAAATTGATGAACGGTTACAACCACCCTTCTTCAAAGTGACCGATACCCACTACGCTGCCACTTGGTTGTTAGATCCGCGGGCGCCCAAGGTGACACCCCCGGCTTCCATCCAAAAACGGTTTGCCAAATACCAACAACTGCGAGGTGAACAAGATGCCTAAGTCCGAACAAAAACCAATCGTAAAGGTCCGCCACTTAAAGCAGTACTTTAACGAAGGTAAAAAAGATGAAGTCAAAGCGGTTGACGACGTTTCTTTCGACATCTACCAGGGTGAAACGTTGGGACTCGTTGGAGAATCCGGTTCCGGAAAAACCACTACCGGCCGGAGTATCATCCGCCTCTACAACCCGACCAGTGGGGACGTTTACTTCCACGATGAAAACATCGCGAAGTTAAAACACCGCCACCTAAAGGATTTTCGGAAGCAAATGCAAATGATCTTTCAGGATCCGTATGCCTCGCTCGATCCGCGAATGAAAGTCAAAGACATCATTGCCGAGGGAATTGACATTCACCACCTGGCTAAGAACCACGAGGATCGGGACCATCAGGTAGCAGAACTTTTAAAGCAGGTTAATTTAAACCCGGAATTTGCCAACCGGTACCCCCATGAATTCTCCGGAGGCCAACGGCAACGAATCGGGATTGCCCGGGCCCTCGCCGTCCAACCAGACTTCATCATTGCCGACGAACCCATTTCCGCGCTGGACGTTTCGATTCAAGCGCAGGTGGTGAACCTGTTGCAAGACATCCAAGAAGAACAAGGTCTAACCTACCTGTTCATCGCCCACGACTTGTCAATGGTGAAGTACATTAGCGACCGCATCGCCGTGCTCTACAAGGGGAAAATCGTCGAAATGGCAGAGACCGAAGAGGTGTATAACAACCCCTTGCATCCCTACACCCAGAGCCTACTTTCGGCGGTCCCCGTGCCTGATCCAGAACAAGAAAAGCAGCATCACATCATCGAATTTGACCACTCGCATCCCTTTAAAGCGGGAGAGCAACTCCGCGAGGTCAAACCGGGTCACTTCCTCTACTGCGATGAAGCGACGGCCAAACAATATCAATAAGTAAAAAACCACTCAAAGGAGTGGTTTTTTTAGTTCTTGCTTCTAACCGGCGTCACTAGGGTCTTGGTGAAAGTGGTATAATAATAAAAAACTGATTCTAAAGGAGCATCCGCCCTCGTGAAAATTAGGCAACTGCGGCAACAAAACGCCGACTTACAACAGCGGCTCACGCCTGCAAACCAGCGCTACTACCAATCCTTGCTGCTCTACGTCCGCTTTTTCAGTTTCTTTATTCACAAAACTGAAATTGAATCACAACTGCTAGCAATTCTGTACCAAATCCTAGACGGCCAAGCACAGGGCCAGACGGCCGCAAAAACTCTCGGTCGAAACCCAAAGATGCTCGCCTACCAAATTACCCAGGCGCACAAGATTAGCAATAAATCGTTGTGGCACTTACTGGGCATGATTACCGTGATCATCATCATCGCCATCTGCGTTCCCGTCCTGCTGATTCCCAACCTGCAACTGAACCTGGGGAGCTTCGCCCTTGCCATCGCCTACCTCTGGCTGTTTGGCTGGATTGTCACCCGCCCCTGGATGCTGAAGTTCTTCCTGCGGTTACCCACGTGGGGTAGCATTGTGCTCACCGTTTTTCTGTGGGTGCTGTTCTTTTATCCGCTCATCTTATTACCGATCATTAGTAAAACGACCGCCCCTCCAATTGGGGGGTCCCGGCTCATCCGCTTTCTGGTTCTCGCCCTCATTATCGTGATTGGGCTGGGAATTTATCTGTACCAGACCCATACCAAAGCTGATAAATAACTAAAAAGCCGAACTCTTTGGAGTTCAGCTTTTTTTAGCGAATTAATTGTGATTGTTGGTTAAAGAAACTTTGATACCCTAAGTAACACCCAATGATGGAACTGATTGAGGTAATCCCCAGCAACATGAAGGTCACCATGATCTGGTACTTAATTGCCAGCACCGGATCTGCACCAGCAAAGATCATTCCAGACATCATCCCCGGTAAGGCCACCAGCCCCACCGTTTTCGCACTATCAATGGTGGGTTGTAACCCGGTCTTAATTGCATCCCGAATAATTCCCTTGCTGGCTACCATCGGGGTGGCCCCAAGCGCTAACATTTCTTGTACCTGGGACCGCCGGTCTTTAAACATCGAATTCATGGTCCGGAAACAGAGCCCCATTGAGACCATTGAATTACTAACGATCATTCCGGACACCGGAATGATTTGCGACGGGATAAACTTCAAGGCCCCGTCGAGCACCAGGACCAATAAAATTACGAGGGTACTCGTAGCAATGGCCGTTAACGAAATCCAGAAGGCGTTTCGTAATCCGCCACTGCGTCCCTTCGCATTGTAGGCTCCATTGAAAATGATAATTAAAATCAAAGTCAACGTTAGCAACCAGTTGTTAACTTGGAAGACATACTTGAGGACGTATCCCACTACAAACAACTGGATCACGCACCGAATCGTCGCAACGATGAGATCCTTGGTAATTCCCAGGTGTTCCCGGTATCCAATCCACATGGCAAAGACCACGAAGACCCCCGTGAGTGCCAGAGCCGTATTGGAAACAATTAAATTACTCATGTTTAGCTACCTCCTGAATTTGCCCCGCTTTGAGTTCGTATAGGTGTTCGGCGGCGTTGATCTCCGCATCATCGTGCGTGATCATAATCACCGTCATCTGGTACTTGTGGTTAAAGTAAGCTAACATCTTATGCACACTCTGCTTACTGTCATTGTCCAGCCCGGTGGTCACTTCGTCGGTAATTAACACCTTGGGTGGGAACAGCACATTCCGTAACAAAGCAATCCGCTGCTTTTCCCCTCCCGAGAGACTCGTCACCTGCCGGTCCAAATCGGCAGCCCCAAGGTCCACCGTTTGCAAGGCCGTAATGACGTGTTGCTCATCAAACGGTTGCTTGCGAATTTGGTAGGGAAACTCCAGGTTTTCGCGCACCGTATCCCCAAACAAAGTCGGTTGTTGCACGGCGTAGGAAACCTCACGCCGATACGTGATGGGATCCAGTTGGTCTAAGGCCTGGTCCTCAAAGGTGATCGTCCCACTAGTGGGATTTAACAGGTACGCCAACAGCTTTACAAAGGTCGACTTCCCACTCCCAGATGGTCCGGTAATCGTCACCACCGCGCCGGGATCGATTGCCCAATTGAGATTTTGAATAATCTGGCGGTCATCCACCGTATAACACAAATGATGGGTTTCTAACTGATGCATCGCGTTCTCCTCTTTTCTTAAATCTTTTGTTATTATACGCTGATTTACCGTGCACTCCAACCAAAAAACCGGGTGCACCAACTCCTGAGGGAACCGCCCAGAAATGATATAATTAAACAGATTCGTTACAAAGGAGAAAAAATGAAAAAACAACGCAAGCAAGTTTCAAAGCATACCGGAGACGTCCAGGTGCAAATAAACCAGTGTGTGACCGTCACAATCAAACGCCTGGGGATTAACGGGGAAGGAGTCGGCTACTACCGGCGGAAGTTAATTTTTATTCCAGGCGCCCTTCCAAACGAAGTGGTACAAGCAAACATTAGCGAAATCAAACCACGTTATTTACGCGGGATCATCCAGCAAATTGACAAAAAGAGTCCGTTTCGGGTCGTTCCCCGCGACGACTATGCTGAGACAGTTGGCGGGTTAGAATTAGAAATCCTCGACTATCCCCAACAGCTGAAGTTCAAGCGCGATTTGGTTAAACAAGCGCTCAGTCGGTACCACCCGCGCGGCTTTGAAAAATACGACGTCCGGCCCGTAATTGGCATGCAACATCCCTATGAGTACCGCAACAAGGCGCAGTTCCAGGTGCGAACGGCAAAAGATGGGCACGTGATCGCGGGGCTATACCGGGAAGGGACCCATGACGTCGTGGACATGGAAACCTGTGCTGTGCAGGATCCGGTGACAATGAAGGTTATGCGCGCCGTCGTCCAGATGGTCCAAGAACTGGGAATTCCCACCTATGATGAAGAAAATAACACCGGGATTTTGAAGACCATTATGGTCCGGGCTGCTCACAACACTGACCAGGTTCAACTGGTTTTTATCACCCACGCAAACAAACTCCTTAAGCAACACCAGTTAATTTGGCGGATCGCAGCCGAATTACCGGAAGTGACCTCCATCATGCACAACGTTAATCCGGGAACTTCCCCGCTGATCTGGGGTGACAAGACCACAAGGTTAGCAGGAACTGAAACCATTACCGAAAAAATCAACGGACTCGCCTTTGCCCTATCGGCTCGCGCCTTTCTTCAGTTAAATTCAATTATGACCCCTAAACTGTATCAGTTGGCCGGGCAGGCCCTCGAGTTAGCCCCCACTGATCGCTTAGTCGATGCCTACGCCGGAGTAGGAACAATCGGATTAACCTTGGCAAAGCAGGTTGCGGAAGTCCGAGGAATGGAAACCATTCCGGAAGCGGTGGAAGATGCCAATCAAAATGCGCTTACCAACCAGATTGATAACGCTCACTACTTTACCGGGAAAGCCGAGGAATTGTTACCAGAATGGGAAGCCGATGGTTGGTATCCAGACGCCCTCGTAGTTGATCCCCCGCGAGTTGGCTTAGACCAAAAACTAATTGATACCATTTTAGCTACCCGACCGCGCAAATTTGTCTATGTTTCCTGTAACCAATCAACCTTGGCCCAGGATCTTGTTCAACTAACGAAGGAATACAAGGTCGACTATTTACAGCCGGTCGACATGCTCCCACAAACTCCCCACGTGGAAATCGTGGTGAAATTAACCTTGAAGTAAAGGAGAATGTTTATGAACCAGTTCAACTTTAATGACGATGATGATTCCCAATTAAAACAACTGATTACCATGCTCCCCGATAACTATGCAGTCGTCTATCGCAAGGACGGGCGGGTTCGGATTAACAAAGTCGGACTTTCGTTTACCGCCCTTTTCTTTGGCATCCTCCCCGCTTGGTTCCGGGGTGACTGGTACAACATCTTCTGTATGTTAGGGATTGAAGCTGGGTTAACGATGCTGTACAGTTTTTTGACTGGCAGTGATTTAGCAACCGCTTCATACCAGCTTGGCATCTTTTTTAACTTTTTGTGGTGTGGCCTCTATAATTTGATGTACTTTCGCCACTCCCAAAGCAGCGGTTACAAGCCGTATGATGACCGCTCAGCCCAGTTGTTGAAGCAACATCGTTATTATCGCTAGTTATATTTATAAATAAAAAGACCCCTTAGACTATTTTTCTAAGAGGTCTTTTTATCTAATTATCGCTAACCAAACACACCCTCAGTTTGCCCCATGCAAATTGAGGTGCTTTTTTAATTAAGCTGTTTCTTGCTGTAACTTGCGTAAGTCCAACCGGGATAACCGGTAATTAGCTCACTAATGACGGGTGCAGACCAACCATTCGTCTTAACAATGTTATCCGTGGTCATCCCAAGGACCATTAACCCCGCCATCATTCC from Fructilactobacillus ixorae includes the following:
- a CDS encoding ABC transporter permease, whose amino-acid sequence is MAQNLPPQETEFQFVSNDLSNLPTSGEVVGDSRTYFQDVKRRFVHNRIAMVSGVLLVIIILIAFLGPAFVPTDPNAQNVLFANLPPKLGNLNIPGLNGMQTVAGHTVDAYQQAHVPHGTYYLFGTDYLGRDLFARVLYGTRLSIIVAIIATLLDLFIGVPYGIVSGLASERVDTFMQRIIEIISSVPDLIVVILLLIVLKPGLTSIIIAIAFTGWITMARLVRAQVFKLKENEYVLASQTLGESKPKIAWKHLIPNLSSTIIIQTMFSIPTAIFFEAFLSFIGIGIPAPNASLGTLMSDGQKAFHFLPYQMWIPALILSLIMITTNLVGDGMRDAFDPQSD
- a CDS encoding ABC transporter ATP-binding protein, with the translated sequence MTENILNVQNLEVDFTTLNGTVHAIRDVSFNLKKGETLALVGESGSGKSVTVRSVIQLYAKNAIVTGGTVTFHDQDLLRLHPKQMDKIRGKDISMIFQDPMTSLDPTMPIGKQVAEPLLTHGEASRSDAMKRSQEVLELVGIPNAKERMKDYPHQFSGGQRQRIVIAMAIIDNPEILIADEPTTALDVTVQAQIIKLLKELQQKIGTSIIFITHDLGVVAGIADRVAVMYAGKIIEYGQTDEIYYDPRHPYTWGLLDSMPTLDIQGQRLKAIPGTPANLINPPKGDAFAPRNPYALKIDERLQPPFFKVTDTHYAATWLLDPRAPKVTPPASIQKRFAKYQQLRGEQDA
- a CDS encoding ABC transporter ATP-binding protein, with the protein product MPKSEQKPIVKVRHLKQYFNEGKKDEVKAVDDVSFDIYQGETLGLVGESGSGKTTTGRSIIRLYNPTSGDVYFHDENIAKLKHRHLKDFRKQMQMIFQDPYASLDPRMKVKDIIAEGIDIHHLAKNHEDRDHQVAELLKQVNLNPEFANRYPHEFSGGQRQRIGIARALAVQPDFIIADEPISALDVSIQAQVVNLLQDIQEEQGLTYLFIAHDLSMVKYISDRIAVLYKGKIVEMAETEEVYNNPLHPYTQSLLSAVPVPDPEQEKQHHIIEFDHSHPFKAGEQLREVKPGHFLYCDEATAKQYQ
- a CDS encoding ABC transporter permease; translated protein: MSNLIVSNTALALTGVFVVFAMWIGYREHLGITKDLIVATIRCVIQLFVVGYVLKYVFQVNNWLLTLTLILIIIFNGAYNAKGRSGGLRNAFWISLTAIATSTLVILLVLVLDGALKFIPSQIIPVSGMIVSNSMVSMGLCFRTMNSMFKDRRSQVQEMLALGATPMVASKGIIRDAIKTGLQPTIDSAKTVGLVALPGMMSGMIFAGADPVLAIKYQIMVTFMLLGITSISSIIGCYLGYQSFFNQQSQLIR
- a CDS encoding ABC transporter ATP-binding protein, with product MHQLETHHLCYTVDDRQIIQNLNWAIDPGAVVTITGPSGSGKSTFVKLLAYLLNPTSGTITFEDQALDQLDPITYRREVSYAVQQPTLFGDTVRENLEFPYQIRKQPFDEQHVITALQTVDLGAADLDRQVTSLSGGEKQRIALLRNVLFPPKVLITDEVTTGLDNDSKQSVHKMLAYFNHKYQMTVIMITHDDAEINAAEHLYELKAGQIQEVAKHE
- the rlmD gene encoding 23S rRNA (uracil(1939)-C(5))-methyltransferase RlmD encodes the protein MKKQRKQVSKHTGDVQVQINQCVTVTIKRLGINGEGVGYYRRKLIFIPGALPNEVVQANISEIKPRYLRGIIQQIDKKSPFRVVPRDDYAETVGGLELEILDYPQQLKFKRDLVKQALSRYHPRGFEKYDVRPVIGMQHPYEYRNKAQFQVRTAKDGHVIAGLYREGTHDVVDMETCAVQDPVTMKVMRAVVQMVQELGIPTYDEENNTGILKTIMVRAAHNTDQVQLVFITHANKLLKQHQLIWRIAAELPEVTSIMHNVNPGTSPLIWGDKTTRLAGTETITEKINGLAFALSARAFLQLNSIMTPKLYQLAGQALELAPTDRLVDAYAGVGTIGLTLAKQVAEVRGMETIPEAVEDANQNALTNQIDNAHYFTGKAEELLPEWEADGWYPDALVVDPPRVGLDQKLIDTILATRPRKFVYVSCNQSTLAQDLVQLTKEYKVDYLQPVDMLPQTPHVEIVVKLTLK